The proteins below come from a single Rosa rugosa chromosome 2, drRosRugo1.1, whole genome shotgun sequence genomic window:
- the LOC133730075 gene encoding protease Do-like 10, mitochondrial, with protein MLVTSARTLLRRRLCSIELLKDYTSRRSGISFSSSTWAAANVEEDAAAAAAASCSSSESVSVASPSVRNNMLRRRRFGIRRNNESRSTRDTDAVELALDSVVKIFTVASSPNYFLPWQNKSQRETMGSGFVIAGKKILTNAHVVADHTFVLVRKHGSPTKYKAQVEAVGHECDLAILSVETEKFWEGMNSLELGDIPFLQEAVAVVGYPQGGDNISVTKGVVSRVEPTQYVHGATQLMAIQIDAAINPGNSGGPAIMGNKVAGVAFQNLSGAENIGYIIPVPVIKHFIAGVEERGKYVGFCSLGLSCQPTENVQLRNHFQMRPEMTGVLVSKINPLSDAHKVLKKDDVVLFFDGVPVANDGTVHFRNRERITFDHLVSMKKPNETAVVRVLRDGEEYEFSITLQPLQPLVPVHQFDKLPSYYIFAGLVFVPLTQPYLHEYGEDWYNTSPRKLCEIALREPPKRAGEQIVILSQVLMDDINAGYERLAELQVKKVNGIEVENLKHLCQLVENCSEESVRFDLDDDRVVVLNYHLAKVATSKILNCHRIPSTMSNDLLEK; from the exons ATGCTGGTTACGTCCGCCCGAACACTCCTCAGAAGGCGGCTATGCTCTATTGAGTTGTTAAAAGATTATACGTCAAGGAGAAGTGGTATTAGCTTTAGTAGTAGTACCTGGGCGGCAGCTAATGTTGAAGAagatgctgctgctgctgctgctgcttcttgTTCCTCGTCTGAGTCGGTGTCGGTCGCCTCCCCCTCAGTCAGGAATAATATGCTCCGACGACGACGTTTCGGTATTCGGAGGAACAACGAGAGCCGGAGCACAAGGGATACGGATGCCGTAGAGCTGGCATTGGACTCAGTGGTGAAGATCTTTACTGTGGCGAGCAGCCCTAACTACTTCCTGCCCTGGCAGAACAAGTCCCAACGAGAGACCATGGGTTCCG GATTTGTAATCGCCGGCAAGAAAATTCTTACAAACGCTCATGTAGTTGCTGATCATACATTTGTTCTAGTAAGAAAGCATGGCTCTCCTACCAAGTATAAAGCGCAAGTTGAAGCTGTTGGTCATGAATGTGATTTAGCCATTTTGAGTGTTGAAACTGAAAAGTTCTGGGAGGGTATGAATTCCCTTGAGCTAGGGGATATTCCTTTTCTGCAAGAAGCTGTTGCTGTTGTTGGATATCCTCAAG GTGGGGACAATATCTCTGTTACTAAAGGTGTTGTTTCCAGGGTTGAACCTACACAATATGTTCATGGTGCAACCCAGCTTATGGCAATACAGATTGATGCAGCAATAAATCCCGGAAATAGTGGTGGCCCAGCAATCATGGGAAATAAAGTTGCTGGTGTTGCTTTCCAAAACCTTTCTGGTGCAGAGAATATTGG TTATATAATTCCTGTTCCTGTAATAAAGCATTTTATTGCCGGAGTTGAAGAAAGAGGTAAATATGTTGGATTCTGCTCTCTAGGTTTGTCATGCCAGCCTACTGAAAATGTTCAACTCCGGAACCACTTTCAAATGCGTCCTGAAATGACTGGGGTACTAGTGAGCAAAATCAACCCTCTTTCGGATGCCCACAAAGTCTTAAAGAAAGATGATgttgttcttttctttgatgGAGTTCCTGTAGCAAATGATGGAACAG TTCACTTCAGGAACAGAGAGCGGATAACATTTGATCATTTGGTGTCCATGAAGAAACCCAATGAAACAGCTGTAGTTAGAGTTTTGAGGGATGGCGAAGAATATGAATTCAGTATCACCCTTCAACCT TTACAACCGTTAGTTCCAGTTCATCAGTTCGATAAACTTCCTAGTTATTACATTTTTGCTGGTTTGGTCTTTGTTCCGCTCACTCAACCTTACCTTCATGAGTATGGAGAAGATTGGTATAATACTTCACCTCGTAAATTATGCGAAATCGCATTGAGGGAACCACCTAAAAGAGCTGGTGAACAGATTGTCATCCTTTCTCAG GTACTCATGGATGATATCAATGCTGGATATGAACGTCTTGCAGAGCTGCAG GTTAAGAAGGTTAACGGGATAGAAGTTGAAAATTTGAAACATTTATGCCAACTTGTTGAAAACTGTAGTGAAGAGAGCGTGCGTTTTGATTTGGATGATGATAGAGTTGTTGTGTTGAACTATCATTTAGCAAAAGTTGCGACTTCAAAAATTCTAAATTGCCACAGGATACCCTCTACAATGTCTAATGATCTTTTAGAGAAATAA
- the LOC133730076 gene encoding uncharacterized protein At3g52155, chloroplastic codes for MNALTLCNHNHNICINSHHHFSASAKRNWPKLFSIHPRNLRTSTRPSSLVIETVEGQVAADSEQTPSSVARRLILLRHAKSSWEDPSLKDHDRPLNAKGQADAVEISHKLQQLGWIPQLILSSNAVRTRETLTIMQQQVRGFLEAEVHYFSSFYSIAAMDGQTAEHLQHIICNYSRDDILTVMCMGHNRGWEEAASMLTGASIELKTCNAALLEATGKSWDEAFALAGLGGWKLQGIVKPS; via the exons ATGAATGCACTTACCCTCTGTAACCATAACCATAATATTTGTATCAATAGCCACCATCATTTCTCAGCGTCGGCGAAGCGCAATTGGCCcaaattgttttcaattcatcCCAGAAACCTTCGTACAAGTACTAGGCCTTCGTCTCTGGTAATCGAGACGGTGGAAGGCCAAGTTGCCGCTGATTCTGAGCAAACTCCTTCATCTGTTGCTCGTCGTCTCATTCTGCTTCGTCATGCCAAGAGTTCCTGGGAAGACCCCTCGCTGAAAG ATCATGATCGACCCCTGAATGCAAAAGGACAAGCCGATGCTGTCGAAATCTCTCACAAGCTTCAACAGTTGGGCTGGATTCCTCAGCTTATTTTATCCAG CAATGCAGTGCGAACCAGGGAGACTCTTACCATAATGCAGCAACAAGTGAGGGGCTTCTTGGAAGCTGAGGTCCATTACTTTTCCAGCTTTTATTCCATTGCGGCCATGGATGGGCAGACTGCTGAGCACCTTCAACATATTATCTGTAACTATTCAAGGGATGACATACTCACCGTCAT GTGTATGGGACATAATAGGGGTTGGGAGGAGGCAGCATCAATGTTGACAGGTGCCTCCATAGAACTGAAGACTTGCAACGCTGCTTTGCTTGAAGCTACCGGGAAATCTTGGGATGAG GCATTTGCTCTGGCAGGACTAGGGGGGTGGAAACTGCAGGGCATTGTGAAACCAAGTTAG
- the LOC133730074 gene encoding sodium/hydrogen exchanger 6-like: MDDQHQLMAMQISPADSNGTTPAKEQQAAGVGILLQIMMLVLSFVLGHVLRRHKFYYLPEASASLLIGLIVGGLANISDTETSIRAWFNFHEEFFFLFLLPPIIFQSGFSLSPKPFFSNFGAIVTFAILGTFIASVVTGVLVYLGGLIYLTYRLPFVECLMFGALISATDPVTVLSIFQELGTDMNLYALVFGESVLNDAMAISLYRTMSLVRSHASSGENFFMVIVRFLETFVGSMSAGIGVGFTSALLFKYAGLDIDNLQNLECCLFVLFPYFSYMLAEGLGLSGIVSILFTGMVMKHYTYSNLSENSQRFVSAFFHLISSLAETFVFIYMGFDIAMEKHSWSHVGFIFFSIIFIGVARAVNVFSCAYLVNLSRPSHRQIPVKHQKALWYSGLRGAMAFALALQSVHDLPEGHGQTIFTATTAIVVLTVLLIGGSTGTMLEALQVVGDESTLGESFDGNNGYVAPSYDDDEEGSSGNRIKMKLKEFHKSAASFTALDRNYLTPFFTSQNGDEAEEFDEPMSSSTRPVGGFHGHG; encoded by the exons ATGGACGACCAACACCAGCTGATGGCGATGCAGATATCACCGGCCGATTCCAATGGTACCACTCCGGCCAAGGAGCAGCAGGCCGCCGGAGTTGGCATTCTTCTCCAGATCATGATGCTCGTCCTCTCTTTTGTCCTAGGTCATGTCCTCCGCCGCCACAAATTCTATTATCTCCCCGAGGCCAGCGCTTCGCTTTTGATAG GTTTAATTGTTGGTGGACTTGCTAACATCTCTGATACCGAAACTAGCATCAG GGCCTGGTTCAATTTTCACGAGgagttcttctttctcttccttctACCTCCCATCATATT TCAGTCTGGCTTCAGTCTTTCACCT AAACCTTTCTTCTCTAACTTTGGAGCCATTGTCACTTTCGCTATCCTTGGAACCTTTATAGCTTCTGTTGTCACTGGTGTTCTAGT CTACCTTGGCGGTCTGATATACCTCACCTACAGGCTTCCATTTGTGGAGTGCTTGATGTTTGGTGCTCTTATATCAGCGACCGATCCAGTCACTGTCTTGTCCATCTTTCAG GAACTTGGCACAGATATGAACTTGTATGCTCTGGTGTTTGGGGAATCTGTTTTGAATGATGCG ATGGCAATTTCCTTGTACAG GACGATGTCCCTGGTCAGGAGTCATGCATCATCTGGAGAAAACTTCTTCATGGTTATCGTCAGGTTTCTTGAGACCTTTGTCGGTTCAATGTCTGCAG GCATCGGAGTTGGCTTTACTTCTGCTTTG CTTTTCAAGTATGCAGGGTTGGATATTGACAA TCTTCAGAACTTGGAGTGCTGTCTTTTTGTCCTTTTCCCATATTTCTC GTACATGCTTGCAGAAGGTCTTGGGCTCTCTGGTATTGTGTCAATATTGTTCACAGGAATG GTCATGAAGCATTACACGTATTCAAATTTGTCAGAGAACTCTCAACGATTTGTTTCAGCCTTTTTCCATTTGATCTCATCACTAGCAGAGACATTTGT ATTTATATACATGGGCTTTGATATCGCCATGGAAAAGCATAGCTGGTCACATGTTGGattcatttttttctcaatT ATATTTATTGGAGTAGCAAG GGCAGTTAATGTTTTTTCTTGTGCATATTTGGTCAACTTATCTCGACCTTCACATAGACAGATACCAGTAAAACATCAAAAAGCACTTTGGTACAGTG GACTTCGAGGGGCCATGGCTTTTGCCCTCGCTCTGCAATCAGTTCATGATCTTCCAGAAGGACATGGTCAGACTATATTCACTGCAACTACTGCGATAGTTGTTCTGACG GTATTATTAATTGGAGGTTCAACGGGTACAATGCTGGAAGCTTTACAAGTTGTAGGTGATGAGAGTACATTGGGTGAA AGCTTTGATGGTAACAATGGCTACGTGGCTCCTTCTTATGACGATGACGAGGAAGGATCATCAGGAAACAGGATCAAGATGAAACTGAAGGAATTCCACAAGAG TGCAGCTTCATTCACAGCTTTGGATCGAAACTATCTCACCCCGTTCTTTACAAGTCAGAATGGCGATGAAGCAGAAGAGTTTG ATGAGCCTATGTCTAGCTCTACAAGACCAGTTGGTGGTTTCCACGGTCATGGCTAA
- the LOC133733680 gene encoding protein ENDOSPERM DEFECTIVE 1-like isoform X2, producing the protein MDQLMVEKLASGTGEGAAAPHPQRRPRVREVSSRFMSPVAGDPFPTRSPLPKHQQGQGVSTPSPYLAERQRSSSVNRPRRHLDLEPFRCSDENRPARPESPLPPDQARKQRPVPVPVPFKENGGGGGKPQQHHLPKTCPGRVSNNAFTTPSRPDTPMVTASLDRTRIRQRSSNSNVSSATAATKLLQSTTEATSSDTNHTQITRRCLPDVRSSMPEADMLLPTVSSRQTTEKSCNRPNATVNGSDFSKFSASPCSRSLNLPPSSSEHLLFQSIKGSDKLESAFSKPYANAVKIGGLCLPPVPPCASAKPGSEIRKGKKVSSLREDAHSLRLLQNRYLQWRYANATAQASMLAQQRESEIPYLDQWFSLQEDYSISLAEATQALLNASLRLPISSNVKANKQEVEEALNSAMEVMEKIVFHVQQSMPKAEETDHLISDLARVIGGERAFVEECGNLLSKTYTTQVEECSLRGHIIQLKQHY; encoded by the exons ATGGATCAATTGATGGTGGAAAAGTTGGCATCGGGCACGGGTGAGGGCGCAGCAGCCCCTCATCCTCAGCGGCGGCCAAGGGTGAGGGAGGTGAGCTCTAGGTTCATGTCTCCTGTGGCCGGTGATCCCTTTCCTACCAGATCACCTCTTCCTAAACATCAACAGGGACAGGGTGTCTCAACTCCAAGCCCGTACCTTGCAGAAAGACAGAGGTCATCCTCCGTGAATAGGCCACGGAGGCACTTGGACTTGGAGCCATTCCGCTGCTCTGACGAGAACAGGCCCGCCCGCCCCGAGTCTCCTCTGCCACCAGATCAGGCAAGGAAACAGCGTCCTGTCCCTGTCCCTGTCCCTTTTAAAGAGaacggaggaggaggaggcaaaCCCCAACAGCATCATCTTCCTAAAACTTGCCCTGGGAGAGTAAGCAATAATGCTTTTACTACACCCTCACGACCTGACACACCCATGGTGACTGCTAGTCTCGATAGGACAAGAATCAGACAGCGGTCTTCCAATTCCAATGTCAGTAGTGCCACAGCAGCTACTAAGCTCTTGCAATCTACCACTGAGGCCACCTCCAGTGACACTAATCACACTCAAATCACCAGAAGGTGTCTTCCTGATGTTCGCTCCTCCATGCCCGAGGCCGATATGTTGTTGCCGACTGTTTCCAGTAGACAGACGACCGAAAAAAGTTGTAACAGGCCTAATGCAACTGTCAATGGCAgcgatttttcaaaattttctgcTTCCCCTTGCTCCCGTTCTCTCAACTTGCCACCGTCAAGCTCCGAGCACTTACTCTTCCAGTCAATCAAAGGCAGTGACAAATTAGAATCTGCTTTCTCCAAGCCATATGCAAATGCAGTGAAGATTGGCGGCCTCTGTCTGCCCCCAGTCCCACCATGTGCTAGTGCAAAGCCAGGTTCAGAAataaggaaaggaaagaaagttTCTAGTCTCCGAGAAGATGCTCATTCCTTGAGATTGCTGCAAAACCGCTATTTGCAGTGGAGATATGCCAATGCAACAGCACAGGCTTCCATGCTAGCTCAGCAGAGAGAGTCTGAG ATTCCATATTTGGATCAGTGGTTTTCTCTTCAAGAGGATTATTCAATTTCTCTGGCAGAAGCAACTCAAGCTTTGTTGAATGCATCACTCCGGCTTCCAATCAGCTCCAATGTTAAG GCTAATAAACAAGAGGTAGAAGAGGCACTGAACTCAGCAATGGAAGTGATGGAGAAAATAGTTTTCCATGTTCAGCAATCTATGCCGAAG GCAGAGGAAACAGACCATTTGATTTCGGATCTAGCAAGAGTGATTGGTGGAGAAAGAGCTTTCGTTGAAGAATGTGGAAATCTGTTGTCCAAGACATATACAACACAG GTGGAAGAGTGTAGCTTAAGGGGCCATATTATCCAGTTGAAACAACACTATTGA
- the LOC133733680 gene encoding protein ENDOSPERM DEFECTIVE 1-like isoform X1 has translation MDQLMVEKLASGTGEGAAAPHPQRRPRVREVSSRFMSPVAGDPFPTRSPLPKHQQGQGVSTPSPYLAERQRSSSVNRPRRHLDLEPFRCSDENRPARPESPLPPDQARKQRPVPVPVPFKENGGGGGKPQQHHLPKTCPGRVSNNAFTTPSRPDTPMVTASLDRTRIRQRSSNSNVSSATAATKLLQSTTEATSSDTNHTQITRRCLPDVRSSMPEADMLLPTVSSRQTTEKSCNRPNATVNGSDFSKFSASPCSRSLNLPPSSSEHLLFQSIKGSDKLESAFSKPYANAVKIGGLCLPPVPPCASAKPGSEIRKGKKVSSLREDAHSLRLLQNRYLQWRYANATAQASMLAQQRESERTHYSLALKITELYDSVKRKRIDLGVLQRTKTLSTILEAQIPYLDQWFSLQEDYSISLAEATQALLNASLRLPISSNVKANKQEVEEALNSAMEVMEKIVFHVQQSMPKAEETDHLISDLARVIGGERAFVEECGNLLSKTYTTQVEECSLRGHIIQLKQHY, from the exons ATGGATCAATTGATGGTGGAAAAGTTGGCATCGGGCACGGGTGAGGGCGCAGCAGCCCCTCATCCTCAGCGGCGGCCAAGGGTGAGGGAGGTGAGCTCTAGGTTCATGTCTCCTGTGGCCGGTGATCCCTTTCCTACCAGATCACCTCTTCCTAAACATCAACAGGGACAGGGTGTCTCAACTCCAAGCCCGTACCTTGCAGAAAGACAGAGGTCATCCTCCGTGAATAGGCCACGGAGGCACTTGGACTTGGAGCCATTCCGCTGCTCTGACGAGAACAGGCCCGCCCGCCCCGAGTCTCCTCTGCCACCAGATCAGGCAAGGAAACAGCGTCCTGTCCCTGTCCCTGTCCCTTTTAAAGAGaacggaggaggaggaggcaaaCCCCAACAGCATCATCTTCCTAAAACTTGCCCTGGGAGAGTAAGCAATAATGCTTTTACTACACCCTCACGACCTGACACACCCATGGTGACTGCTAGTCTCGATAGGACAAGAATCAGACAGCGGTCTTCCAATTCCAATGTCAGTAGTGCCACAGCAGCTACTAAGCTCTTGCAATCTACCACTGAGGCCACCTCCAGTGACACTAATCACACTCAAATCACCAGAAGGTGTCTTCCTGATGTTCGCTCCTCCATGCCCGAGGCCGATATGTTGTTGCCGACTGTTTCCAGTAGACAGACGACCGAAAAAAGTTGTAACAGGCCTAATGCAACTGTCAATGGCAgcgatttttcaaaattttctgcTTCCCCTTGCTCCCGTTCTCTCAACTTGCCACCGTCAAGCTCCGAGCACTTACTCTTCCAGTCAATCAAAGGCAGTGACAAATTAGAATCTGCTTTCTCCAAGCCATATGCAAATGCAGTGAAGATTGGCGGCCTCTGTCTGCCCCCAGTCCCACCATGTGCTAGTGCAAAGCCAGGTTCAGAAataaggaaaggaaagaaagttTCTAGTCTCCGAGAAGATGCTCATTCCTTGAGATTGCTGCAAAACCGCTATTTGCAGTGGAGATATGCCAATGCAACAGCACAGGCTTCCATGCTAGCTCAGCAGAGAGAGTCTGAG AGAACACATTATTCTCTTGCATTAAAGATAACAGAACTATATGATTCTGTGAAGAGAAAACGGATAGACCTTGGTGTTTTGCAAAGAACAAAGACTTTATCGACAATTCTTGAAGCTCAA ATTCCATATTTGGATCAGTGGTTTTCTCTTCAAGAGGATTATTCAATTTCTCTGGCAGAAGCAACTCAAGCTTTGTTGAATGCATCACTCCGGCTTCCAATCAGCTCCAATGTTAAG GCTAATAAACAAGAGGTAGAAGAGGCACTGAACTCAGCAATGGAAGTGATGGAGAAAATAGTTTTCCATGTTCAGCAATCTATGCCGAAG GCAGAGGAAACAGACCATTTGATTTCGGATCTAGCAAGAGTGATTGGTGGAGAAAGAGCTTTCGTTGAAGAATGTGGAAATCTGTTGTCCAAGACATATACAACACAG GTGGAAGAGTGTAGCTTAAGGGGCCATATTATCCAGTTGAAACAACACTATTGA